Part of the Polyodon spathula isolate WHYD16114869_AA chromosome 18, ASM1765450v1, whole genome shotgun sequence genome, TGTAGTCTTTCCATGCTCTTCCCCATGATTATACTGttgatttaccatagtttaccctggtttgtcatgtttattaatatgctttaccacacactGCTATTGAGTCCTGCATCAGGTCaggttccaaaaaaaataaaattgaaaaaacgTTTTCTATGtgctcgtctgtaaccctttcccaaattgcatattagaaggtaaatgtaccagcATGttctgcactaaagcaggaggcaatTAGGGAGGCAGTGCTGTTCTCGCTTGTTTGATGCGTtgcaagatctttttatcacgCCTGcgtggtgatattaaaaatgcctgtggacgaggtgaaacaCACGGTTTATATCATCTAGTTCTAGAGGTAAATTAGAAATGTGGACTCATTgtggaatcatagcgaatgaaaataacaaacatgtgACTGGATCCGTTGCTTGttaaacctgtcattatgtttttgtgaacgacTAACGAAGCTCcttttcaactggtggcacgaaaggaatagacaggtattttatattaaagtaagtagagatagttaatatgttaatgttaaaatatagacCACGAGAAAGCTAGTATAAGACAAACCACATTTCCAAAATTAGATtacattcagaacaaaaatgaagGTTGTCTGGATAGCTTCTTCTTATGTCTGAGTTGacacagcagtattttttttactcaAGTGCTTTTACTAATCACCACAAGGCATTAAAATCGCACAATCTCTTGGTCAAAATAAAGCACAAAACACAACCgtaaaatcaattacattttaatgaccATTTCACACAAATGTAACAGTTCTAATTTGTTCTGCAAAGGAAATGGGTATCCCGACGAATGAGCCAGTCCTGTTTCAGTGTATGTAATAAATGTAGCAGCAGAGCTAAGGACTTGAATTATTCCATTACATACAAACAAATTGTGAAAAGCcaataaaatgtacagttaaaATGATATATCCCCcacattattttcttaatgaaaTAGTGTACGTATTTATAAACCTGAATGCTGAAGTAAAAAGTAGCATTTTTTAATGATCAAACATCAATTTATACGATAATAAAATATactagaaatgtttaaaaacgGGTACTTGGTCATAACTTAAGTAGCCCTCCCTGTTGCTTCTCGCTATAGTTTTATTTTGTCCCAAATTGTGCAAATTACACAAGTAAAAACCTGAAATGAATAGGGTCCAATAAATCTAACCTTCAAGTCTTCTATCCCACAAAGTTTAGACACATTATAGATTATAGCTATATTATTCTTATGTAAGGCTCGCTCATGCAGTTTTGCAAGAACATGTTATACCAACAGCAAACATATAGGGTCTAGGTAGCAAATGGAAGAGCACGACAAGTAATGTAACACATTAGCTAGAACCCCTTTAAGCAAACATCTGCATGTACCGCACTTTTCATCTTCCCTTTAATAATGAAAATCATTCCAGTATATGAACCACAAAAGCAAAATCAGCaggagcaaaaataaaagcagctaaaaagaaaaaacactagTTACCCAAATTAATCAGAAATTACAGTACACTTTACAATTCCTTTGCAATCTCAAAAAAAAGGCAAATCCATAGGATATCCCTTGCTTCCTTTTCAAGATGCACTGCCCCTTCTAATCCTTGAAGGATCCAGCATGGATATTTGTTCTTGAGTTGACTGCCTTAGTTTTTTTGTTGAGGATGCTGTAAAACAATTGCAGCAGTCAGAAACATAAACATTTTTGAAGGCTGAATTCACCCTTAGCAGTTTCTCCAATTTAGACAAAGCTTCATTTGCACAGTAGCTCTGGAAATTATGCTGTCTCAACTTGGTAACATAAGGCAATattcagtaaaatataaatattgtttgatgAACTGTTACAGCTGAAGTGAATAGGAAAAGTAGATGGACTAAGGGCCTGTGTCAGGGCTGAATGGActgaagccctgcacatgaaaagtgtgtttttgtgtttattttgtaaacaattatTAGAGAATTTGGACACTTAGTGTGGGACATCATACCTGTGTGTTTGGTTGTATGGAAAAGCAGCTGGTGATTGGCCAGCTGCCGATCCCTAACAAGCAGGTGGGCGCGTCCTAGTGGAGCTTTATGTATAGGACGTccgatttttggttttaaccgataaaacaccccccccccccaatacaaaaaaaaaaaaaaagaaacagtggaTTACCAATAAACACTGGGAAAacctgtggaaatggttaatcaattgaCTTCTCCTTTTGTcgttaaaaaataaaggaaagaaggtacaacttgagagtgcaagtactgttgagttaccactatacatattttgacagaaaaaaccCACTAAAACAactggactgttccagtcacttagACTCCTCTATTACACCCAGTCTGAGCATCTCGTCAATTGCCGCCTTTAATACCTGCCGTTTGCGTTCAGGTAAGCGGTACAGCCTCTGGCAAACTGGAGTCTCTGGCTCAACTTCAATGTGATGGTGGGCTAATCGAGTCTACCCCAGGAcgggagaaaacacatcaggaaagtCTGACACCAGCGCCcaagcctgacatttctgtgtagGTGTCAGATTATCTGCAATCTGTACCAACCCTTTTTTCGCCAGTACAGAAAGATtaggtcccaggtctgtgacgtcatctgcTTGTGCCACTAACAAAGCCTCCtgttgcaaccagggcttcaaCAGGATTACATGacaaatgtgcttttctctccatcgctccggctggcagatctcataatcCACCGTCCCAATTCGGCGTGTAACTTCATAATGTCCTTGCCACTTCACCAGAAGTTTAGACTCCGagctgggtaataatagaagcactttatcccccggctgaaacgTGTGTAACCGGGCCACCCTGTTATACtgggtctcctgtctgcattgagcctgctgcaaattgtgaCGCGCCCATTTTCCTGCATCAAGACATTTGAGCAGATCCAGCACATCCCGGACAGTACTGGTCGAAttatcctgctgttcctcccacatctctctgaccagacaGAGTACGCCCCAGCCCGTGGGTGACCCCCCTCCGCCCTGATTCTCAGGCCGTGAGCTCCCACTGCCAAACTCTGTTCAAAGACCTGGCTACCTGTCCCCCCAGTCCCTTCTCCCTCCCTGGGGCCAGtagagggggtgatgctggagtAGTGCTGTTTCCAGGCATCTTAGTGGGCGTTGGTTCTACTGCCTGGTACTGTTCTGCCAGTTGATCACCCAATCCAAGGTGGCGGGTGCCTGTCGTTGCACCCACAAGCATGGCCCAGGAGCCAAGCACTGCAGGAACTGCTCGACTACGATCACCTCCACCAGCCTGGCAGTGGTAGTTTCTCCCGGGTCCAACCATCCCCAGGTGTAATCCTGCAAACGGTGCGTGATGGCCCTGGGGCGTTTCTCCTCCGCAAAGCTCTTTTCCCAGAATTAGCGTCGATAACCCTCCGGAGTCGCACCTACGCAGCTGAGGACGGCTGCCTTTAGCGTGGGGTAGTCCATCATCGCCGCTGATTCCAGGCTCCTCTCGGCCGTCTGCGCCTGTGTCTGCAGCTGTGGCAGGAGGTAATTTTCGTTGGACATCATTTTCGTTGGCCGTAATAATCCTGGGTCCGGTCATGCAGGTCAGCCTCCCCCCTGCACTACCTCCGTTAGGGTTTGGCACAGGAGGTCCATCATAGCGGCGAACTGCTGTGGGTCCATTCTGCCTCCCTCTGCTCTTGCACAGCTTTGggtgggcagtgccagtgaatcccactcgaacaccacatgtggaagggtggtgggcaattcactgacacacacaggagacagatgttttaaattgaaaacaccGCACTGtgcacagttttattattttctgtttcccCTTCTACTCACAGTCATTCCCTCGGATAtgcaacaatttattttatgtattattttctttctctaagCTGGCTGACTTCCTCAATCGTGCTTGCCTATATTGTTCTCTTACTCCAACCACTGGCGTTTCTGCCTGGTCCATGTTTACACTGGTCTCAGCCAGAGTCTCTGGGTATTCCCAATCACGGCCACCCGAATGCATAACCaagcgcagtacttatgggccgagcaatccaaggcccacctctcagccactcagacagggaaagccaacacaccccctttcccacctctctgtgtcatcgccatgGCTGATAGGCGGATCTTATGAGGCTGCTTGAGTTCTTTCTACAGAACCACGCATGAGCCAGACAGTTGGCACAGATCCCCCCTATTACAGAAGCAACAGAAAATCCTAACCCAAAGTTTTTCTTAGTCACGCAAAACATGCAACCAGTTCTTTGTTTACAGCACAGAAGAAGCAACTAATCTTGTTTAGTAGAGATGTTCTCCAAGGCATATGTTTCTGATCCACTGTTTTCATAATTCATATCAAAGTACACCTTGCGGTGATGCGGTGCCTCATGCAACTCCTGCACTGACTGTAGGGTAATTTTCAAACCCAATTGGCCAAGAGGTGCTGGGAACTCTTAATGGCCGATTACCAACTCATTCCTTTTTCCAGGGACAGCAGTTAAGAAAATTCTAAAAATAAGAGGTATTTTTATGTAACCATACTTTATTGCTGCCATGTTCCACTAAAATATAACTTATTTGTGACAATGTACTACATTCTCTCTCAGTACATCCTACGCAAAGCAGTCTGAACTGTCAAGACTGCATTCCAAACTGTAGTTTTCAGTGTAGGGAGACAGGTCATAAGCAAAACAAACTTGGTGATCTCATTGCAGCCCCATCAAATAAAACACCACACATTCGGCACCATTGACAATGTGTTGAGACAGGAAACTGAATGACAAGTGTTCAGGTCATCAGTGAGAGGCGATCTGTGAGGGCAAGTGAATGTGCCACTGTTCCTTATTCACCTGAGCAAGTTTGACATTACTGGTAATATTTTATAGGAAAGAGCAAtaaagctgatatttttaacatgGCATTAGAAGGTAATAAACTTCTTTACagaaaacacttttaaaagctgcatggGACACTACACCTTTTAAGTAATATTCTGTGCTATGCAATTTTCTGCCTCTAAATGCTGAATGattcaattaattttgtaagAGCACAGACCAAGCTGGTTAAGTAAAACACAAGTGGGTGTACACATGACAGCTACTGTGAGGTTCTACAGTAGACCTGAGCAGATACTGCCAAGACCCATTAGAAATACTGCTGAAAGGAAATTTGGCTGAACCaccaggaaaaataaataacaatgtgtcACCTTTAAAGGCCACGAGACACCTGCCAACTTTTCAAAGAACTTtcttacatttttcagttgtagCAAATAGCTGCCTCTTGCTCCAAGGGCTTTGTACCACTTGCATCACTTAATACCATTTCACTAACGAGTTTGTAGGGGCAGTTGAGACACATTCTGTGGTAACGGACACACAGATAGACGCTTCAGcaaattctttatttttgtgaaatttGGGAGTAGATCTCAACTGTTGGGAAAGTGGGTCGATTTGAAAACCCACATAACGTGTTTTATTTTCAGCCTAGTGCTTCGTCAAAACTGAAAGTCCAGCAGACTTGAGCAATGCCAATACAATTTGCAAACATTTTCAGATGATAATGTCTTACTAGTCACTGGTATGATCAACCCAAGCATGTATTATACCCCACATTTTCTCCCCAACTTGAATGTCACCTTACCCATGTACCAACTCCCCTCCCCCATCGCCATCGGCAATATGAACCATCAATTACCCTCGTTAACACGACTCACCTGGCCAAGAATGCAGGTGgctcaatttaattaattaattaatttctattTTTCCCACTCACTGACTTAAGGTAAAGtggtttctaaaaaaagaaaacttactgCTGCTTTCAGAGCCTGATCCAGATCTGCAATGATATCCTCAACGTCCTCTATGCCGATGGACAATCGAATGAGTGTGTCACTGATGCCAAGAACCTTTCTGTCTTCTTCAGGGACCGAAGCGTGAGTCATGATGCCTCTGAGAGGAACACAAAAAGAGTACATCAATGCAAACCTCCTACTATATAACTTCATGAACCCTAACGGATAAAATGTGGAAATTCATCTAAAGGTTTCTTTGTTTCTTACACAACCAAAGTTGAAGGACGTGTACggtttatattttaaagaacaaTTTGGTATAGGTAAGAAATCAGAGCTGTCTTCAAGTAttctttcttgtttattttttataggttTTGTTTCAGTAAGCCCCTCCTGGtgacttttaaaaacaataaaagcttCCCTATGGCACAGATCATGCCAAAGTGCAGAACCCCTTGTGGGACGGATTCCTCAACAACATATTCAGGAACACCAAATCATGTATTAAGAAAGGGTGGGGGGGGGAAATGTGGGAAACATATGCCATACTCCAGTGTATCTTCTAAATGTTAGTGGATCATCGTAATGTGAATACATTTTTGATGAAGTTTCCTCTTCTACACGTGTGTGATTCTCCCCCAGTGGCAGATCATGGTTACTGCACAGGCCAGCTACTGTACCTAACACTGTTAATACAATCATGGCATGGTAATCACACACTCTGATGCAGTGGGCTTCAATCAAACTTTTTCTTCAAAGAGAAGCATTTTCTATAGACGTCAGCTACCTCCATCTTGGAGTACAAAACTACAGGAGGATTAATTTCATCCAAATCACACCTTGCACTTTAGTAGGTTCACCTGAGAGGCTGGGAGATCTATGTTACTTGCAACATAACTatattctgtttagtttttttttttttgggggggggggggcaaaatatGACTCtatataattgtataatataattaatcCATTTACTATCGCCTAgagataaaatacaaaatatttttataaatccaGAAACTTTTTAACAATTACAATCCTGGCCACCGATCATATGTAGATTTTCTTCACAGAACACTAACAGCACATGGAAACGCCAGGAAAAGTTACAGATTGTAGTACTGAAAATGACTGATATGGTCATGTACACCACAAAAGAAGTTGAAGAAATTAGACATTAACCCTTCAGAACAACGTGTATGTAGGCAAGCTTTGTCTCTAGATATAAAAGCTTATCAAGAACACCAACGACAGAACATGTATGCTTGATATCAGTACAGTAATACGTACAAAAGGTTACCAAATTTCAGCTTTCACAAAACCTGCCCCATGCTGTGCCACAGACGCCCTCAAGTGTTCAAATAAAAGTACTGCAGCCAAACAAATCTAGTTTTTTCTTCAGTCTGAACATGAATTTTAATTACCCCCAAATTTATAACAGGGGctcaagtaaataataatacaataggataatacaaaaacaaatacttagattaattaaataaaataaaaaaatatttagatattAATAGATTTTCAAAAGCAAGGCTTAGAGGTTTAGATCTGAACCCATCACAGAAATCGTGTAAGAAAATTAATGCTTTAGTAGCACACGGGCAGTGCCAATATTCAAATGCTGCAGACGACATCTCCTTTCAGCcagaaataaaactataaaagatttatactttttttttttttttttttttttttttttttttttttaataaatactcaCGGATGCTCTGCCAGGCTTTCATATCCTCCCAAACTCTCAGCCAGTGCAAAAAGCTGTAAAGAACCGCAATATGTTAGTTAAAGATGATTTAGCTatcttttaatttttcaaaagaaaagcaaaagacACTGGTCTGTGGTCTGGAATCGATTATGCTcagcattttacattgttttttttgaggaaaaatattaaaaatttcCATCAAATTTATGACTGATCAGTTGTTTTCTCAGTATGTTTGACATCTTTTTTCTTCTCGATTCAACTTGAATCAAAGCAACGTTAAATCAATAATATTGGCGCCAAAGACGGTACTTTAGCTTTTAAAAATGCTGCATGAAGAACATTGAAGGGAATATGCTAGACGAGCTAGATTAGCATATTAGCGAATATAATTCTCCACCTCAATTCCACACAATCAGCCATGAAAGGTCTTTTCAGAATGCTTTTGTTTGAATAGTTAACGAAGCATGATAAATCTTCACTAGCGCAGCAACAATAGAGAGTGATCGCGAACATACATAATAGAATATTACTGCTtttaacactgcagagctgtatagataACTCTATTCAGAACTGCAGACCGCTGTTAGTATAGGTAAGATAATTCAATGTTCCAATACAATCCAGCCGTGGTTTATCTTGCTGGGGTACGGGGTTGATCAAATAGACCAAAGTAAGAAAAAACATTTGTAACCTCTCATACAATTTGAGAGTATATTGCTGCAAAATGTTTTAGCCCATTGAGATGGTGTGCAGAACTCAGTCCACGGCAAAATGATAATGGACTTGTGAGGAAAACAAAGTTTAAGCAAGAAAATGTGTTTATGCTTGGTTATCACAACTTCAATAGCCAACATTCCTTGTCAGAGAAGGTGACTCatgggagagaaaaagaaaaatcacctTCAAGTTGCTGAGAAAAGCAGTCGCATTTGTAAGGTCACCTTTGATATAAAAGGAAATCATTCCTGGACAACCAGTGCACTGTCGTTTCATTAACTCGTACTGAGGGTGCGAAGGCAATCCTGAGGGTAAAACAGAAACTGGGTTGTCAAACCAAAGCAAATCATCCAGCGGCTGCGACACAAGGGTGTTCATCAATATGTACACATGCTGCGctataaaaagaaaatcacataaaACAGTTTTATACCTTATGGTATTACTCACTGCAAAAGATCACCTCCAAATAAAGAACAACTAGATCTGTTTGTGCAAAATCGACCAGTATTTTGAAGATGCATCTACAGTAGTTATCATTAGTgttacaatgataaaaaaaaatgtcattacgcGTTTCTGTCTGTCACTGGGTCCAAGTTCAAAGAGCTTTGAAATCAATACTGTTTGTTTCCATTGGCAGCATTCCCAGTTAACACAGAGACTCGCTGGCAGAACTCTAACTAGCTCTGATGCAGAAAGCTATACAGGAACAGTGCTATGCGCAGGACACTAGATGAAGGTGGCCTTTGTGCATCCTCCAGTTATAGTGCAAATGTCCATTAGTACATAATTACCTGGGAAAACAACTTTGTCAACACGGGGGTCAGCTTCAAGGAACTTAGCAGCCGCCATTGCATTAATGAAATGCTGCTTCATCCTCAAGTGAAGGGTTTTCAGCCCTCTGTTACACAGGTAACAGTCAAAGGGGGAAGGGACAGCTCCAATTGCTGTAGAAAATAAAGAGCATTGAAATTTACACAAAAAGCCGTCCAAGAAACTCCAAAGGCAAAGCGTAACTCCTATGGTCCCTGGCTACGAACCTgctcagtttaaaaacaacagcacgCCTCTGTGCATTGTGGGACACAAGGTCAAAAGAAATGGCGTTATTCATAACAATGGTGAATAATACACGGTCCATTTACaatgaatttatttatatattcattgtAAATGGACCGTgtaggctatatttgcatcctgggccataaaaaaaagtacataatagCACAGTAGTAACATCAAAATGTCATAATTCCTCTAGAGAAATATACTTGAagtttgacccattcgactccgagaccactttcaattcaacacacaaaatgtcttgttttcaatcactcaacaatgCATAGAGAAATGTTCACTGATGAGCAACAAAATGAGTATACGTTAAACAaaaagagtaataataataacaataataatattctggtgtaaagctggtacattcgtatcgcagagaaactggagaagaaTGGGAAATTAAAAACATTCTTGTCAATGACTCAAAATTTAAATCACTCgacagttcattatctacccagtttaattcaccattcctgaattatcaaaaataattatatttaagattctttaatattctttaatattatttaatccatgcgttttctatttttaataaacgtACTTGTCTTTTACTTGaataaaaatgttgtaaattAACATAAATGATaactatatatgaaaaaaaaattaattaaaaatcatTGCCTTATTTACTGCAGGTCTCTCCAAACATTTACCAATCTAAAAGCAGCGGTAGGCTTTCCCATGgcattcatgtattttttatatattttttttttttttaaatcaaattacaaaaaGCTGCAGCACGTAGACAGTAATTCATCCAGATCTCCAATTGCCGCAGGGGTATATTTGCAAAATCCTGTGTGTGCTTTGCACTAGTCTCATCAATAAAAGAATGTGCTGTTGAGAATCACAATAAACCTAGTTTTAATAGGGTGCCTTTGAtaaattacagtatttgtttctcGATGTAAAGATAATCAAAGAACAGCTGTGTACATTCACACATTACAGAGTTTACAtccagtgtatatacagtatacagaagaTGAATTAATAGGACCATATGCAGACTTACATTCATAAATAGACAGCATCTATCAGAGCACTTTAATATGTTAcgtttatgtataatatataggTTTAAATAGTCTTCCATACGTAGGTTGTATGTGCTTTGGAATAGACTCCATCTGAAATGTACGACACATAGGGTTATAATGCCAGTGTGTGACAGCCTGGCGGTTCTTAAACTGTAGCCATCATCATCAAGGGAAGACCCTAACAACATAGTGTTCGATTCTGAGGTAAAAGCCTATTATGAATGAAGATACGTAGAAGACATTTGCTAATactacttttaataataatcttcttACCATTCTGCAAGAATTTCAGGCGGTCATACAAGTCATCCCGATTCATAGACACCAGTCCCATGACAACATCACTGTGACCTGCACATACAAATTAACACTGCTACTGTTACAAAACATGGATGGTGGAATGATTAATCCAAGACAAGCAGAGCAACATGTTACTTCAAAAGTTATAATTTGATGTCGCTTGGTAGTGCACACTACTGCCTTTTTCACAACAgattacatatattatacattacatataacaaaaaaggatattttaggtagtTAAGGTAGGATTAattgattacacacacacacacacacgtactatatatgtacatatctttctcacgagagcctgtgtttgaatcaaaacattggaggtatttataggtgtctGACAGAAttacaactacttgttattgtttatattcaaatctatGATATATTCTTACATGAtataatggtgttctatatattgtgacataacttttacttatatctatattaattctaattaacattattttatataaacttatatttatattatcatgcaatgctggctctgaggatcagccttgatttgacctccccagcgcatcagcatgtacaacttttgaattaattttgtttatttatttttaacttttaaatatttattggaattaattagttcattattttctgttgagtcctgctggcataatcgtgttcggTCTATTtgtccatttactttcttttattcttctatatgttgcattgtctaattttagctgttctaatgctacaaactttacatcatttatgtcatgtccttaaCTGGTGAAGTgttgtactattggttcattcattttttttatttttttatttctaattaatgaaaggtggttctgaattattttatataaagttgttccagcctctccaacatattttatttcatcatatttttcacaggctattccataaagattgctatttttacagcagattagtatttagtggatatgtgttgttcttatgtttaataataaaatttttacttttgtccatgtatttacaaactttacatgcactagtgcaagtatttgtagaacctattctgtcagttattcttttatgtttcctgtgaactaaaatatcacctaaactAGCTTCTCTTCTGAATGCTACAattggggccttaagaaatacttttttcaatttttctgaattatacaGAAGccacaagtgtttccaaactatcttagaaatattgggcaaaagtttagagtaagtcatcactaatgggactcttgacctttttatctctatttttataatatatattttttataaatgtagtcgATGCCAATTTTTTtcccccggttttctccccaattattatccgtatcctcagctcaccactCGCAACCCCCTCACCGACTCGGGAAATGGCGGCTGAAGCACGCAAACTCAAAAAAGTGATCCTGCCAATCCTCCGTTTTTCAAACTGCGGGTCCACATTGATGCCACCAGACTTATAGTGCCAGAAGACAACACAGACCCGTTGGCTCTACTGTAGAACCACAGATGCCcaattggccacaggggtcgctgatgtgcggtgagccgtggattcccctgctgccCCGttggaactcccggtcatggtcgactgcgacatagcctggattcgaacttgcaatccccagactatagggcacatcctgcactccccgcagagtgcctttactggatgcgccactcgatATGTGCCACactaatttttttaatatgtatggcACAAGGACGCTGcatcacattttaatttaaagcagtATATCAGAAATACTTTCTCAACACTGATTAAAGTTTAcaaaagcaaagaaccaaaagaggTAAGTAAAGAGATCAGCGAAGCTCCACATTCTGTATTTCTATGGAATACTCACCATTCATATATTTCGTTGCGGAGTACATACAAATGTCTGCTCCAAGGGCCAAAGGGcgctaagaaacaaaaaaatgtaacttttgaaCTACCGTACCTTGGTCATAACAATAGTCCTGTGGTAAAATATTGCCCTTTATCACATATTTATGGTGGCTTGTCATTTTATAGATTTTACCACCAGCTAGAGTACATTATTTATTGAAGTTTAAAATGCCACAGTGGAGATTTAATGCAGTATGAAGAAATCTTAACTTAATGACAAGTGGGTGGAAGGGACACAATAGCACATCTTTTGGACAGTATTCATCAAAAAATGAATTCCCATTCATAGCCCACACCAGGCTGTGCACATTCTCCCTCCAGTTTAGCACAGTACTGACCACAGAACCTTGTTCAATACAAATGTAACCCAACATGTTTATGAACAAGATGGGTTAGGCCTTGCAACATTCCAAATGCCACATCCATATGTTACTGTGGTTAaaattaactctttgcagtccatttattcagcgcttgtca contains:
- the LOC121330872 gene encoding cystathionine gamma-lyase-like, which codes for MESSSQKDHTNGFQSPFKSFATDALHVGQEAEQWKSMAVVPPISLSTTFKQYGPGQHAGFEYSRSGNPTRNCLEKAVAAVDGAKYSLALASGLAATMTIAHMLKCGDNIICMNDVYGGTNRYFRRVASEMGLEVSFVDCTKLDCLKAAIKPNTKLVWVETPTNPTMKVIDIKGCADVIHAHNKDIIVVVDNTFMSAYFQRPLALGADICMYSATKYMNGHSDVVMGLVSMNRDDLYDRLKFLQNAIGAVPSPFDCYLCNRGLKTLHLRMKQHFINAMAAAKFLEADPRVDKVVFPGLPSHPQYELMKRQCTGCPGMISFYIKGDLTNATAFLSNLKLFALAESLGGYESLAEHPGIMTHASVPEEDRKVLGISDTLIRLSIGIEDVEDIIADLDQALKAAHPQQKN